The region aaactcaaAAACAAATTTGGAATGAATTTGGAAAACCATTTGGGAtgtgaaaaaaattatagttatttaaattaatttatattttattttttaaaatttatgtttatcaTAGATCTTAAAAATACTGACACGTCAacacaaattaaatatttaaaggcGCACAAACGAAAAAGCAAAGGCGCCAAGCAAAATCCCGggaaatttaaatactaaaaagaaggaaaagcaaACCCTTTAATAATCCCCAGAAAAAAGTGATGACCCTTTACTTAGGTGTTGCTTCTTCTCCAGAAACAGAGAAGGAGAGCGAGTTTCAATGGAGGATCTCAATTCTGAGGTATGGATGAATGTTATCTTCAACCATTCAAAATTGTCCAGTTTGCTGTTTGATTCATAAGAAAATATAGCAAAATGTTCTTGTAGCAACAAATTTCTCTCTTTCTTGCTGTGAAATTCAATTTTCTGattcattaattatttatttgttaccTTAGATTTCAGGTTCCTCATGCTCCACTCCTTCTGGTTAGTATTTCTTATCCTCAagcttcaattttgaaaattttaagctttagtttcaCTCAAAGAAcgagaaataaaaaataactctTTTTTCCCTTTTGGATCAGAACCTCCTGACATAAGGAACTGGTTTTCTTCTTACAAGTATGAATCTTTTGTCTTGGATACATGCGAGAATTCCGGAGGATTTTTTTCAGAAGAAAGGGAAAGCGACAAATATGATTTGGGTGTAGGAAAAATTAatagagaaaatgaagaaaacttTGATGGGTCTGCTGCAGAAATTAGAAAAGCTGATGAACATGACAACTTTAACTCTAAGGAGGtaacttttttttcatttaattttacatCTGCATTTGGGCAACTGGGATTTTCTTGAATagtatatttattttacatttgagTTTGTATAGAGTTCACAGTTGCTCATATTTAACAGTCCCCCTCCCCCCCTTTTTTATGGGTTCAGGATTCATTACATTCCCTTTCAGTCCTTTCTGGTATGTTTCAGTGTCACTTTTCTTTTTGATATTTTACAGTGCAAAATGTGTTTTGTGGATGAAAATATTTTAGGGAACGGAATTAATACAATGcttaatttaaacatgtaaaggAAGTGAAAATTGTTCATGTTCTTTCAGAGCCTCCTGATATCAGAAAATGGTGTTCAAGCTATGTGTACGAGTCTCCTTTGTTGGACACCAATGATGGTTTCAAAAGAGATGTTTCTAGTAAAAACGAATGTGGGGAAGATGAACTTGTCAATGAAGAATGCATCAATGATTTTGCGGATTCAGATAAATTTCAACAAAATACCTCTGACAAGATTTGCTCAATTAAAGTGATCAAATGCAGTAGTTCATTAGTAGAAAGGAAGAATGAATCACACCCTTTCTTTTCTGGTCAGTATAAACTTCTAGTATTCTTCAATTTTCAGAAAGTTATTGCTGTTTGGCTTGCTAGAAAAATTTTAGGAAAAGAAAGTACATATGAAATAAGTTATGTGATAATATTTGTTTGTGTTTCTTGTGTCAGAACCTCTAGATATTGGAAATTGGTTCCCGGACTATGTGTATGAGTCAcctgtattggatacaaatgatgaatttgaagacAGTCTTTCTAAAAACACAGAACCAAGTCGGGATAAATTTGTTGTTGAAGACAGCAAGAGACAGAAACGACATAATTTCAAGACAACAACAAAAACAGGATGTAGAGATGAGGTGGTTGTTGGTAAGAAGATTTTCTCAAATGGATTTGAGGAATGTAATAGCCCCATCAGATATGATGAGCAAGAAAACAAGTCCACTAGTAAGGTACTTTCACTTTTAGTTCTTTCTCCTTTGGCGAGTCTAATCCcttgaattttgttaaataaacatatcaaatgGTTCTAAGACCCTATGAGTGAGATTGTAGAATATTGTTATGGCGCTATTTATCATGTCAAGTTAGTATTACAGGATTTTGGTGAGATCAAACCAACACATGGAAGCAATGACAAAGAAAATGGTTTCATCACAACAAAGAAGAACAAGTTTATAAGAGCAAATGATGAAAATTGTCTGAGAGGAGCAGGAGAGATTGTTTTAAAGGGTTCAAGAAAAACAACAGGTGGTGAAAAGGATTATGGGGTGACGAAAAGAAAGGTGTTGGCTGAAACAACCAATGTAAAAGTTGAGCAACAGTGTGAGGCAAAGGCAATGGAGATAATGGGAAAATGGCGTTGTCCTCAGAAAAGCAAGCCACCCCGCGGCCCCCCATTGAAGCAGCTTCGACTTGAACGATGGATTAACAGGGTGTGACCTTATGAAAAAGGCACATTGCAGAAATCTTGTTCGTTGTCAAGGAAAAAAACGATGTTGTATAATCATTTCTTCAGCAGTAACTGAATTTTAAGTCGagttttttcattattattttttcattttgcttattatttcagtgggaaaaggaaaagaaaagtgaGCAACTACTGTTTGGAGTTGCTAGAAGATGGGGCAATAAAGAGACCAAGTCCTTTATGTTTTCATCCAGTCAAGTACAAGAGGactgttttctatgtatttgtaTTTGCCACTTCCTATTACCGTATATAGCGGTGCTTCAGTTTTACAGTGCGAGgtaaaagcaaattttatgttttttattgggTTTAATTCAGAATTACATCCccttactttaattttttataaatttaatcacAATGCTTTACAAGAAGACAATACAATCAGATAGCATGCTTAAAGCTTTTTCATTCGATGTATTTCGAGTAAATGAGATTTTAGCATAGATAGTAAAGGCCGAGGTTTTGAATCTTGAGTACTCAAGTTTGATGCACAATTATATTTACGGGTCTTTAAGTCCTACCATATGCTATTGTTATGTGTGGGTTTTAGTTTAGTTAATCAATTCTAGTCTAGATTATTTCAATTCTTAATGTGTTTGTATTGAAATAAGTTGATCTTGCATTTTATAATCGTTCCAACATATACTTATATTTatacttcaatttaattttgcaaactaaaaaaatcaataattcaaCCATTTACATTCAAGGCTTTAGCAAAAATCAACaatataaatttatgtatttatcaAACATTTCTGAAGGTAGAATGAACAAATTCTGATAAATTAAAGTAGGGGGACTGTTTCTCAGTTTTTGAAAAGTCAAGGCTGAAATTCATAATTAGACAATTTTCATTGTGACTTCAATGAATGAGGTAGCCGGAAAGCCCAAAACCTATATATAATGCAAAGAGAAAAGTAGAGCAGGACTCAACTTACACCGACTCTTCGATCTCATCTCCAATCTCAAACCCtttcttaaattaaaagaaaagaattacattaaaaaaaaaagcccGCTAAAAACCACTAAAAGAATGGCAACTCCAGACGAAAGTCCTGCAGCTAAGAGATGGCTTCCTCTTGAAGCTAACCCCGATGTCATGAACCAggttctttttcatttttcatttttttctgtGATGTTTGGTTCCGAGAAATGATTGGGAAATAAGataaacaaaacattaaaaaccGGTCTTCATGGAAATTTTCCTTTCTAGATTTGCGGCAATCAAATAGAGAGTTAGGGTTTcagttttctttttaaaaaaaaaaattaatttatgtttcTTGTAGTCTCTTTAAATTATagagaaaatttttaaaggatcGGATTGTTATGAGTCCGTGTGGATagttatatttttgtttaaattcgttggaaaattataatattgaatttctGCAGTTTCTTTGGGGTCTGGGTCTTCCAGAGAGTGAGGCAGAGTGCTGCGATGTTTATGGCTTGGATGATGAACTCCTAGAAATGGTTCCACAGCCTGTTCTTGCTGTGCTTTTTCTTTATCCAATAACTTCTCAGGTGATTTCATCTGAAATTAATTGTTTCTTTCCAGCTTTAGTTGGCGGCCCATTTCTTCTAAGTTCAGTTT is a window of Gossypium hirsutum isolate 1008001.06 chromosome D08, Gossypium_hirsutum_v2.1, whole genome shotgun sequence DNA encoding:
- the LOC107929342 gene encoding uncharacterized protein, encoding MEDLNSEISGSSCSTPSEPPDIRNWFSSYKYESFVLDTCENSGGFFSEERESDKYDLGVGKINRENEENFDGSAAEIRKADEHDNFNSKEDSLHSLSVLSEPPDIRKWCSSYVYESPLLDTNDGFKRDVSSKNECGEDELVNEECINDFADSDKFQQNTSDKICSIKVIKCSSSLVERKNESHPFFSEPLDIGNWFPDYVYESPVLDTNDEFEDSLSKNTEPSRDKFVVEDSKRQKRHNFKTTTKTGCRDEVVVGKKIFSNGFEECNSPIRYDEQENKSTSKDFGEIKPTHGSNDKENGFITTKKNKFIRANDENCLRGAGEIVLKGSRKTTGGEKDYGVTKRKVLAETTNVKVEQQCEAKAMEIMGKWRCPQKSKPPRGPPLKQLRLERWINRV